The Sulfurimonas lithotrophica genome includes a region encoding these proteins:
- a CDS encoding N-acetyl sugar amidotransferase, with amino-acid sequence MESKNYQICTKCVMDTTDPKITFDENGVCSHCQEFEEVTSKKWFPNEIGLKKLESIYKEIKKEGLNKEYDCILGLSGGIDSSYLALKLYEAGIRPLVVHVDAGWNSELAVGNIEKIINYCGWHLHTIVINWEEMKDLHLAYLKSGVSNQDVPQDHVFFASLYSFAVKNNVRHVMSGGNIATECIFPKAWEQGAMDSINLKAIHKKFGKRKLKSYKTVSFFEYYFYYPFIKKMSVVKPLNYMPYIKDEALEELKSKIGYVDYGRKHGESIFTKFFQNYYQPTKFGYDKRKPHLSSMIVTGQITRSSALEELSKPLYDENELNNDIEYFCKKLGISNDEFNELMKVPNRDYRDYKSNQFIYKIMKKAQEFILKITGKEVSRY; translated from the coding sequence ATGGAAAGTAAAAATTATCAAATATGTACTAAATGTGTGATGGACACTACTGATCCTAAAATTACTTTTGATGAAAATGGTGTATGTAGTCACTGTCAAGAATTTGAAGAAGTAACATCAAAGAAGTGGTTTCCAAATGAAATAGGTTTAAAAAAACTTGAATCAATATATAAAGAGATAAAGAAAGAAGGTCTTAATAAAGAATATGATTGTATTTTAGGATTAAGTGGAGGTATAGATAGCTCATACTTGGCATTAAAACTATATGAAGCTGGTATCCGTCCATTGGTAGTCCATGTGGATGCTGGATGGAATAGTGAGTTGGCTGTAGGAAATATAGAAAAAATAATAAATTATTGTGGTTGGCATCTTCATACTATTGTAATAAATTGGGAAGAGATGAAAGACTTACATCTGGCATATTTAAAATCTGGTGTATCTAATCAGGACGTACCTCAAGATCATGTTTTCTTTGCTTCTTTATATAGTTTTGCTGTGAAAAATAACGTTAGACATGTTATGAGTGGAGGAAATATTGCCACTGAGTGTATCTTCCCGAAAGCATGGGAACAAGGTGCTATGGATTCAATTAATTTAAAAGCTATACATAAAAAATTTGGGAAAAGAAAACTTAAAAGTTATAAGACAGTTAGTTTTTTTGAATACTATTTTTATTATCCTTTTATAAAAAAAATGAGTGTTGTAAAACCACTTAATTATATGCCGTATATTAAAGATGAAGCTCTTGAAGAGCTGAAGTCTAAAATTGGATATGTAGATTATGGTAGGAAGCATGGAGAATCTATCTTTACAAAATTTTTTCAGAATTATTATCAGCCAACAAAGTTTGGATACGATAAAAGAAAACCTCATCTATCAAGCATGATAGTTACAGGACAAATTACGAGAAGTAGTGCATTAGAAGAACTTTCAAAGCCACTGTATGATGAAAATGAACTAAATAATGATATAGAATATTTTTGTAAAAAACTAGGTATTAGTAATGATGAGTTTAATGAGCTTATGAAAGTTCCTAACAGAGATTATAGAGATTATAAAAGTAATCAATTCATATATAAAATTATGAAAAAAGCTCAAGAATTTATTTTAAAAATAACTGGAAAAGAAGTTTCAAGGTATTAA
- the hisH gene encoding imidazole glycerol phosphate synthase subunit HisH, which produces MIAILDFGMGNIQSIRNMFKKAGIESIITSNIDEIKAADKYLLPGVGSFDYGMINLKKSSFFKTLKEEVLENKKPILGICLGMQLLTNSSEEGVEKGLGWIDAKTIKFNLEDKSLAVPHMGWNKVNPVNQNSIFKNLEENRFYFVHSYHVVCNNEENILGTSFYGNEFTCSINKENIYGVQFHPEKSHKFGMQLLKNFGEM; this is translated from the coding sequence ATGATTGCAATTTTGGATTTTGGTATGGGTAATATACAATCTATTCGTAATATGTTTAAAAAAGCAGGTATTGAGTCGATAATTACTTCTAATATTGATGAAATAAAAGCAGCTGATAAATATTTGTTACCCGGTGTTGGCTCGTTTGATTACGGAATGATTAATTTAAAGAAGTCATCTTTCTTTAAAACTCTTAAAGAAGAAGTTTTAGAGAACAAAAAACCTATTTTAGGTATTTGTTTGGGAATGCAATTATTGACTAATTCAAGTGAAGAAGGAGTTGAAAAAGGGCTTGGTTGGATAGATGCAAAAACTATTAAATTTAATCTAGAAGATAAGAGTTTGGCAGTTCCCCATATGGGTTGGAACAAAGTAAACCCAGTTAATCAAAATAGTATTTTTAAAAATTTAGAAGAAAATAGATTTTATTTTGTACATTCATATCATGTTGTTTGCAATAATGAAGAAAATATTTTAGGAACATCTTTTTATGGAAACGAGTTTACATGTAGTATTAATAAAGAAAACATTTATGGAGTGCAATTTCATCCTGAAAAAAGTCATAAGTTTGGCATGCAACTTCTTAAAAACTTTGGGGAAATGTAA
- a CDS encoding AglZ/HisF2 family acetamidino modification protein — protein MLQKRVIPCLLLHDGGLYKTEKFKKPRYIGDPINAIKIFNEKEVDELMFLDIDASVNNSEPNYQMIQDIASECFMPLCYGGGVKNVEQMKKIYSLGVEKISLSSHAIENLDFIKTAANIFGNQSVIVTIDVKKDFWGKKKIFTHNGKKNTKLEPIDFIKKVESMGAGEIVVNSVDHDGIMEGYDIELLKTIKNEIKVPIIALGGAGKLTHIKDVFEKANVDAVACGSMFVYQGHLKGILINYPPYQQIQELLKK, from the coding sequence ATGTTACAAAAACGAGTAATACCATGTTTGCTTTTACACGATGGTGGGCTATATAAAACAGAAAAATTTAAAAAACCAAGATATATAGGTGACCCAATCAATGCCATAAAGATTTTTAACGAAAAAGAAGTAGACGAGTTAATGTTTTTAGATATTGATGCAAGTGTTAATAACAGTGAGCCGAATTACCAAATGATACAGGATATAGCTAGTGAATGTTTTATGCCTCTTTGTTATGGTGGAGGGGTTAAAAATGTTGAGCAAATGAAAAAAATATACTCACTAGGGGTTGAAAAAATATCTTTAAGTTCACATGCTATTGAGAATTTAGATTTTATAAAGACAGCAGCAAATATTTTTGGTAATCAATCTGTAATAGTTACTATAGATGTAAAAAAAGATTTTTGGGGAAAGAAAAAAATCTTTACACATAATGGCAAAAAAAATACAAAACTTGAACCTATAGATTTTATAAAAAAAGTTGAATCTATGGGTGCAGGTGAAATAGTAGTCAACTCTGTTGATCATGATGGCATAATGGAAGGTTATGATATAGAATTACTAAAAACTATTAAAAATGAAATAAAAGTACCTATAATTGCACTAGGTGGTGCAGGAAAGTTAACTCATATTAAGGATGTGTTTGAAAAAGCAAATGTAGATGCAGTTGCATGTGGTAGTATGTTCGTATATCAGGGTCATTTAAAAGGTATTTTGATTAATTATCCTCCATATCAACAAATTCAAGAATTACTAAAGAAATAG